The proteins below come from a single Streptomyces sp. B3I8 genomic window:
- a CDS encoding MOSC and FAD-binding oxidoreductase domain-containing protein produces the protein MPQDVPWRGRITHTGVWKRPVTGPRTVRRLNVDGDGQGDLKGHGGPHRAVLVYQLDSYRYWQEHLERDDFVHGQFGENFTVEGLPDDEVCIGDQYRIGEALFEVTQPRVTCYRVGLRMNEPQMPALLVAHGRPGFYLKVLTEGVVEAGDEIVRTRTGPEAMTVREIDALLYTSAHPRAQLERALRIPALSPGWKQSMRSLLDDRDTGMSAGNSGLTGVSGTPPPAWQGFRPLEVTRITVESASVFSLTLRAQDDSPLPPALPGQFVTVRMRPDPQGSPVIRSYSLSGTPGAGTYRISVKQETNGAGSGYLRRHVALHDTLEVAAPRGSFVLRTTPGPVVLISAGVGATPVLAMLRHLAATKDARPVWWIHGARNGSEHPFGQEVRTLLAELPASHCHIAYSRPRDVDARGSDYQSVGRVTPALLSSLGLPAEAETYICGPVTFMDGLTSALAADGADPSKVHTEIFGSAGSITPGIAPTEAPAPHMPTVLPGPPTGPSVTFTRSNITVPWNAGYGTLLELAEACDVPVRWSCRSGVCHTCQTALVSGQVDYDLDLVDPPPGGSVLICCSQPTADILLDL, from the coding sequence ATGCCTCAGGACGTACCGTGGAGAGGCCGCATCACTCATACGGGCGTCTGGAAACGTCCCGTGACCGGGCCACGGACGGTGCGTCGCCTCAACGTCGACGGAGACGGTCAGGGCGACCTGAAGGGGCACGGGGGACCTCACAGGGCCGTCCTCGTCTACCAGTTGGACTCGTACCGCTACTGGCAAGAACACCTCGAGCGTGACGACTTCGTCCACGGTCAGTTCGGTGAGAACTTCACCGTCGAGGGCCTGCCGGACGACGAGGTGTGCATCGGGGACCAGTACCGCATCGGCGAAGCACTGTTCGAAGTCACCCAGCCCCGCGTCACCTGTTATCGGGTGGGTCTGCGGATGAACGAACCACAGATGCCCGCCCTTCTGGTGGCTCACGGACGCCCGGGCTTCTATCTCAAGGTCCTCACCGAGGGAGTGGTCGAAGCCGGCGACGAGATCGTCAGGACACGCACGGGTCCGGAAGCCATGACCGTGCGGGAGATCGACGCGCTCCTCTACACGTCCGCACACCCGCGTGCCCAGCTCGAGCGTGCCCTGCGCATCCCTGCGCTGAGCCCCGGCTGGAAGCAGTCCATGCGGTCCCTCCTCGACGACCGCGACACCGGCATGAGTGCCGGGAACAGCGGACTGACCGGGGTGTCGGGGACGCCGCCGCCAGCCTGGCAGGGCTTCCGTCCACTCGAGGTCACTCGGATCACCGTGGAAAGCGCCAGTGTCTTCTCGCTGACCCTCCGAGCGCAGGACGACAGCCCTCTCCCGCCGGCCCTTCCGGGGCAGTTCGTGACCGTTCGCATGCGCCCCGACCCACAGGGATCCCCGGTCATCCGCAGCTACTCCCTGTCCGGCACGCCCGGGGCCGGCACCTACCGGATCAGTGTCAAACAGGAAACAAACGGAGCCGGAAGTGGCTACCTTCGCCGGCACGTAGCGCTTCACGACACTCTCGAAGTCGCCGCCCCACGAGGCAGCTTCGTCCTCAGGACCACCCCCGGCCCAGTGGTGCTCATCTCGGCCGGCGTAGGGGCGACTCCCGTCCTTGCCATGCTTCGCCACCTGGCGGCCACGAAAGACGCGCGACCCGTGTGGTGGATCCACGGAGCACGCAACGGCAGCGAGCATCCTTTCGGGCAAGAGGTCCGCACCCTGCTCGCCGAGCTGCCGGCAAGCCACTGCCACATCGCCTACAGCAGGCCACGCGATGTCGATGCGCGAGGATCCGACTACCAAAGCGTCGGCAGAGTCACTCCCGCGCTACTGAGTTCGTTGGGGCTGCCGGCGGAGGCGGAGACCTACATCTGCGGGCCGGTCACCTTCATGGACGGTCTGACGTCCGCGCTGGCCGCCGACGGTGCCGACCCTTCCAAGGTCCACACGGAGATCTTCGGTTCCGCGGGCTCGATCACTCCGGGCATCGCGCCCACGGAAGCTCCTGCTCCCCACATGCCCACTGTCCTTCCCGGACCCCCCACCGGCCCCTCGGTCACCTTCACCCGTAGCAACATCACGGTGCCGTGGAACGCCGGCTACGGCACGCTCCTCGAGCTCGCAGAAGCCTGCGACGTTCCTGTCCGTTGGTCCTGCCGCAGCGGCGTCTGCCACACCTGCCAGACAGCCCTCGTATCGGGCCAGGTCGACTACGATCTCGATCTTGTCGATCCCCCGCCGGGCGGCAGCGTCCTCATCTGCTGCTCGCAGCCGACAGCCGACATCCTTCTCGACCTTTGA
- a CDS encoding VOC family protein, with protein sequence MTLHNGDALPAPQQGLLLTHFLTVRDVAVSRRFYADVFGGEVVMEENPAIVKVANTWIIMNPGGGPTPDKPGVTLEAPRSGERVSGFLNVRVADIAAFCAHAAANGADFLTGPVDRGSELRCYFRDPDGYLIEVGQSTGLLAGVHATTPEESRIS encoded by the coding sequence ATGACACTTCACAACGGTGACGCTCTCCCCGCTCCTCAACAGGGCCTGCTTCTCACACACTTCCTGACGGTGCGCGACGTCGCGGTGTCCCGGCGCTTCTACGCCGACGTCTTCGGCGGCGAGGTCGTGATGGAGGAGAACCCGGCGATCGTCAAGGTCGCCAACACCTGGATCATCATGAACCCCGGCGGCGGTCCCACCCCCGACAAGCCTGGCGTCACACTCGAGGCCCCGCGAAGTGGTGAGCGTGTCTCCGGATTCCTCAATGTGCGAGTGGCCGACATCGCCGCCTTCTGCGCGCATGCCGCCGCGAACGGTGCCGACTTCCTCACCGGACCCGTCGACCGGGGCTCCGAGCTGCGCTGCTACTTCCGCGACCCCGACGGCTACCTCATCGAGGTGGGCCAGTCCACCGGTCTGCTCGCCGGGGTTCATGCGACCACGCCCGAAGAGTCCAGGATCTCCTGA
- a CDS encoding carboxypeptidase regulatory-like domain-containing protein, with product MRHREVRADGTSLLRTLAETLMFPTILFLGLLFCFTSAFHAPRPHDARVVVAHPGTERVIGGALRKAHPGGFDVTAVANAGEARRAVLRRDAVAGYAAESGHPVLYVAQANGTSLEQALAQDFTELAARDHHKLTITDVAPTVSKDRNGTTLVYLGVAWSVPGYILATTLLRVVTFDRRRKVITIAGVAAFFGAVGYLVGRWLDYLPDDPSAMAIGFLLTMAVGTFSAGVAPFTRKFFPLVGMGLFIVLSVPTSGVAPVPLLPTFFQDLHAVMPLGNAVDALRGLLYFDGAEVLRPVLVLCAWIAAGVTLLALDAWRHRREHLTENAEEEQQDVPEPPAEDPSVEIPAPTALPVRPHHHFGEPLPMLEGTVRDDERQPVRHAVVTVMDGRGRQLVRTTTNTQGEYAVTGLPEGHLMLVVSHPGRHPVVHQKLMQPGAAVRADFTLHGHTPWASFQALSQH from the coding sequence GTGAGACACCGTGAGGTGCGCGCCGACGGCACGTCCCTGCTCAGGACGCTGGCCGAAACCCTGATGTTCCCGACGATCCTTTTCCTCGGCCTCCTGTTCTGCTTCACGTCGGCCTTCCACGCGCCCCGGCCGCACGACGCCAGGGTCGTGGTCGCCCACCCCGGGACGGAACGCGTGATCGGCGGCGCCCTGCGGAAGGCGCATCCCGGCGGGTTCGACGTCACGGCCGTGGCGAACGCGGGGGAGGCCCGCAGGGCGGTGCTCCGGCGGGACGCCGTGGCGGGCTACGCCGCCGAGAGCGGGCACCCCGTGCTGTACGTGGCTCAGGCCAACGGGACATCGCTGGAACAGGCGCTGGCCCAGGACTTCACCGAGCTGGCGGCGCGCGACCACCACAAGCTCACGATCACTGACGTGGCACCCACAGTGAGCAAGGATCGCAACGGCACCACCCTGGTCTACCTCGGCGTCGCCTGGAGCGTCCCCGGCTACATCCTCGCCACCACCCTGCTGCGGGTGGTGACCTTCGACCGCCGCCGGAAGGTGATCACGATCGCGGGCGTCGCCGCGTTCTTCGGCGCGGTGGGCTATCTCGTCGGCAGATGGCTGGACTACCTCCCCGACGACCCCTCGGCGATGGCGATCGGTTTCCTGCTCACCATGGCGGTCGGCACATTCTCCGCCGGTGTCGCGCCTTTCACGCGGAAGTTCTTCCCCCTCGTGGGGATGGGTCTGTTCATCGTGCTGAGCGTCCCCACCAGTGGAGTGGCTCCCGTCCCACTGCTGCCGACGTTCTTCCAGGACCTGCACGCCGTGATGCCGTTGGGCAACGCGGTGGACGCCCTCAGAGGGCTGCTGTACTTCGACGGCGCGGAAGTGCTCAGACCGGTCCTCGTGCTCTGCGCGTGGATCGCCGCGGGTGTAACCCTGCTGGCACTCGACGCGTGGCGGCATCGGCGCGAGCACCTCACGGAGAACGCGGAGGAGGAGCAGCAGGACGTTCCGGAGCCCCCGGCCGAGGATCCGTCCGTGGAGATTCCCGCACCGACCGCGCTTCCGGTCCGCCCTCACCACCACTTCGGCGAGCCGCTGCCCATGCTGGAGGGCACCGTCCGTGACGACGAGCGGCAACCCGTCCGTCATGCCGTCGTCACCGTCATGGACGGCCGCGGCCGGCAGCTGGTGCGGACCACGACGAACACGCAGGGGGAATACGCCGTGACCGGCCTGCCCGAGGGGCACCTCATGCTCGTCGTCTCCCACCCCGGCCGCCACCCCGTGGTGCACCAGAAGCTGATGCAGCCCGGCGCGGCCGTCCGGGCCGATTTCACCCTGCACGGCCACACCCCCTGGGCGTCCTTCCAGGCGCTGTCGCAGCACTGA
- a CDS encoding TetR/AcrR family transcriptional regulator yields the protein MARPVNVEKRAALLRQVVTHLQRHGLAQMSLSPLAESLGTTKRMLLYYFGSRENLLAQALLANRPDAQAMFDDVHDEVALRRAAHALWEAMTVGEQAGPVRMLLQLLSLAATDPEQYGALASDTVEVMIGPIAAACVRLGHPPEQARAAATLLVSGLRGLCQDRLVTHDVARTDAAADRLIDAATAAFG from the coding sequence ATGGCTCGTCCGGTCAATGTCGAAAAGCGCGCCGCGTTGCTGCGGCAGGTCGTGACGCATCTGCAACGTCATGGGCTCGCCCAGATGTCGCTGAGTCCGCTCGCCGAATCCCTCGGCACCACCAAGCGAATGCTTCTGTACTACTTCGGCAGTCGCGAGAACCTGCTGGCGCAGGCGCTGCTCGCCAACCGGCCCGACGCGCAGGCGATGTTCGACGACGTCCACGACGAGGTGGCCCTGCGCCGGGCCGCCCACGCGCTGTGGGAGGCGATGACAGTGGGGGAACAGGCCGGACCGGTCCGCATGCTGCTGCAGCTGCTGAGCCTGGCCGCCACCGACCCGGAGCAGTACGGCGCGCTGGCCTCCGACACCGTCGAGGTCATGATCGGCCCGATCGCCGCCGCCTGCGTCCGGCTGGGCCACCCGCCGGAGCAGGCCCGGGCCGCGGCCACACTGCTCGTCTCCGGCCTGCGCGGTCTGTGCCAGGACCGCCTGGTGACCCATGACGTCGCCCGTACCGACGCGGCGGCCGACCGCCTCATCGACGCGGCCACCGCGGCGTTCGGCTGA
- a CDS encoding DUF5134 domain-containing protein, whose amino-acid sequence MLTPVDVVHVMLTVLFALAAVQALWHCVRWPKAGRRDRVDHLLHSAMSVTMAAMPWSLGRPLSGRVATVVLMLAALWFPLTALRHHSANRVTDIVGRLPHAVGMVAMAWMSRTHHGAGMPPHETLAAAPAAHGTTTPGHATGVPVPAAWVTGLLTVYLLACAIRSLTRPMPSLRSAPDAARRAAATNPYGHVRDGATALGTALMLLVPH is encoded by the coding sequence ATGCTCACTCCCGTCGATGTCGTGCACGTCATGCTGACGGTGCTCTTCGCCCTCGCCGCAGTGCAGGCGCTGTGGCACTGCGTCCGGTGGCCGAAGGCCGGACGCCGTGACCGGGTGGACCACCTCCTGCACTCCGCCATGTCCGTGACCATGGCGGCCATGCCCTGGAGCCTCGGCCGACCGCTGTCCGGCCGGGTCGCGACGGTTGTTCTCATGCTCGCCGCACTGTGGTTCCCGCTGACCGCCCTCCGCCATCACTCGGCGAACAGAGTGACGGACATCGTCGGCCGGCTGCCGCACGCAGTCGGCATGGTCGCGATGGCCTGGATGTCGCGCACGCACCACGGCGCGGGGATGCCGCCCCACGAGACCTTGGCGGCAGCCCCGGCCGCGCACGGCACCACGACTCCCGGCCACGCCACCGGGGTACCGGTGCCGGCCGCCTGGGTCACCGGGCTGCTGACGGTGTACCTCCTGGCCTGCGCCATACGGTCCTTGACCCGCCCCATGCCCTCACTGCGGTCCGCCCCGGACGCCGCACGCCGCGCCGCCGCCACGAATCCCTACGGTCACGTCCGCGACGGAGCGACGGCGCTGGGGACGGCCCTGATGCTGCTCGTGCCTCACTGA
- a CDS encoding SDR family oxidoreductase: MREERVRTHMAGMRRMGAPEEVAAAVLMRSADDASFISGATLYVDGGATSALI, translated from the coding sequence ATGCGTGAGGAGCGGGTCCGGACCCACATGGCGGGTATGCGGCGGATGGGCGCGCCGGAAGAGGTCGCCGCGGCCGTCCTCATGCGCTCCGCCGACGACGCTTCGTTCATCAGCGGCGCCACCCTCTATGTGGACGGCGGCGCCACCTCGGCGCTGATCTGA
- the pntB gene encoding Re/Si-specific NAD(P)(+) transhydrogenase subunit beta — protein MSVATAASAAYIVAALLFILALAGLSRHQTARVGNLFGMAGMAVALAATVVLAIDDGLSTGHVVLLLAAMAVGSGIGLHRARVVEMTGMPELIALLHSFVGLAAVLVGWNGYFDVEHDPSGTEALSLRMRDLAGIHSAEVFIGVFIGAVTFTGSVVAFLKLSARIRSSPLVLPGKNAINLGALGVFAVLTVWFVISPALWLLVLVTVVALALGLHLVASIGGGDMPVVVSMLNSYSGWAAAASGFLLENDLLIITGALVGSSGAYLSYVMCKAMNRSFLSVIAGGFGIEASAAAAADLGEHRETDAAATAELLADADSVIIAPGYGMAVAQAQHGVAELTRRLRSRGTEVRFAIHPVAGRLPGHMNVLLAEAKVPYDIVLELDEINGDFTGTSVVLVIGANDTVNPAAAEDPASPIAGMPVLHVWAADQVVVFKRSMASGYAGVPNPLFHRDNTSMLFGDAKQRVEDILRELASLAPRVRS, from the coding sequence GTGTCCGTCGCAACCGCCGCGTCCGCGGCGTACATCGTCGCCGCCCTGCTCTTCATCCTGGCACTGGCCGGACTGTCCAGGCACCAGACCGCCAGGGTCGGCAACCTCTTCGGAATGGCCGGCATGGCCGTCGCGCTGGCCGCCACGGTGGTGCTCGCCATCGACGACGGGCTCAGCACCGGACACGTCGTACTGCTGCTCGCCGCGATGGCCGTCGGCAGTGGGATCGGGCTCCACCGTGCCCGCGTGGTCGAGATGACCGGGATGCCCGAACTGATCGCGCTGCTGCACTCCTTCGTCGGGCTCGCGGCCGTACTGGTCGGCTGGAACGGCTACTTCGACGTCGAGCACGACCCCAGCGGCACCGAGGCGCTGTCGCTCAGGATGCGCGACCTCGCCGGGATCCACTCCGCCGAGGTGTTCATCGGCGTCTTCATCGGCGCCGTGACGTTCACCGGTTCGGTCGTCGCCTTCCTCAAGCTGTCGGCGCGGATCAGGTCCAGTCCGCTGGTGCTGCCGGGCAAGAACGCCATCAACCTCGGAGCCCTCGGCGTCTTCGCGGTGCTGACGGTGTGGTTCGTGATCAGCCCGGCGCTGTGGCTGCTGGTGCTCGTCACCGTCGTCGCGCTGGCCCTGGGGCTGCACCTGGTCGCGTCCATCGGCGGCGGGGACATGCCGGTCGTGGTCTCTATGCTGAACAGCTACTCCGGCTGGGCCGCCGCCGCGTCCGGGTTCCTGCTCGAGAACGACCTGCTGATCATCACGGGTGCGCTGGTCGGCTCCTCGGGTGCCTATCTGTCCTATGTTATGTGCAAGGCGATGAACCGCTCCTTCCTCTCCGTCATCGCCGGGGGCTTCGGCATCGAGGCGTCCGCGGCCGCGGCCGCGGACCTCGGCGAACACCGTGAGACCGACGCCGCCGCCACCGCCGAACTGCTGGCGGACGCCGACTCGGTGATCATCGCGCCCGGCTACGGCATGGCCGTCGCCCAGGCCCAGCACGGCGTCGCCGAGCTGACCCGCCGGCTCCGCTCGCGCGGCACCGAGGTCCGCTTCGCCATCCACCCGGTCGCGGGCCGGCTGCCCGGCCACATGAACGTCCTGCTGGCCGAGGCCAAGGTGCCCTACGACATCGTCCTCGAACTCGACGAGATCAACGGCGACTTCACCGGAACCTCCGTCGTGCTCGTCATCGGCGCCAACGACACCGTCAACCCGGCGGCCGCCGAAGACCCGGCCAGCCCCATCGCCGGCATGCCGGTGCTGCACGTGTGGGCGGCCGACCAGGTCGTCGTCTTCAAGCGGTCGATGGCCTCGGGATACGCCGGCGTACCGAACCCGCTCTTCCACCGCGACAACACCTCGATGCTGTTCGGGGACGCCAAGCAGCGCGTCGAGGACATACTGCGCGAACTCGCCTCCCTCGCACCGCGCGTCAGGAGCTGA